The sequence CGGCGAAGAACTGGTACACCGAGGTGCTCGGGATCGCCCCGTACTTCGAGCGCCCCGGGTACGCCGAGTTCCGCATCGGCGACCACCAGCAGGAGCTGGGCATCGTCGACCGCCGCTACGCCCCGCCGGGCGCGGCCGACAAGCCCGGCGGAGCGGTGGCCTACTGGGCGGTGGACGACCTGCCCGCGGTGCGGCAGCGGCTGCTGGACCTGGGGGCCGAGGAGTACCAGCCGGTGACCGCGCACGGTGACGGGGGCTTCGTCACGGCCGCCGTCACCGATCCCTTCGGCAATGTGCTCGGCATCATGCGCAACCCGCACTACCTGGAGGTCCTCGACGGGGCGACCCCGGACCCGGCCTGACCCCTCTCCCGCGTCGCTGAGATCATTCCGCCCATGGACGACGTACTGCGGCGACTGGCCGCCGTAGGACCCTTCTTCACCGTGCCCTTCGGGACGGAGCCCCCCGGCCCCGGTTTCCTCCCGCTCACCGCGCTGTACGGGGAGCGGCTCGGGCCGTACGTGGCCGAGGTGGGCCGGCGGATCGGCACCGGGCCCGGCCGGGTGGCCGCCTCGACCGCGCAGCTCGGGATCGCCTCCCGGCTCTGGTCGCTGGGGCTCGGGTGCGCGGCGCTGTCCGGCCGGATTCCGGACCTGGCCGCCGACCGGGTGTGGTGGCGGCTGCCGGACGCGGGATCGCTCCAGCTGTGGCTGCCCGAGCCCGCCCCCGGTCTGCCGGCCGAAGCCCTCGGGGAGAACGTCCTGGCGAATCTGGCGGTGCTCGACGCGGGCCTGCGCGAGGGCTTCGGGGTCTCGCCGAAGGTCCTGCGGGGGAACGCGGCGTCCGGGCTCGTCGGGGCGTTGCGGGTGCTGATCGACCGGGTGCCGGGCGGCGCGGCCGTGGAGCTGGCGGGCGCCCTGCTGGCCGACGGCGGAGCGCTGGGGGGCACCGGCACCTTCCTGCACGAGGAAGGGCTCGGGGTGGCCTTCGTACGGCGCAGCTGCTGCCTCTACTACCAGGTGCCCGGGGGCGGCCTCTGCGGGGACTGCGTGCTGCGCACGGGGCGGCGGAGGGGCTGACGGCCCCGGCCGGCGGGCGGCCGGCGCGCGGCCGTTCGGAGCAAGGGAGGGCGCGCCGACCCGGGACGGTCACGGGCCCGACGTACGGTCCGCTGCATGACCGCTCGTACACCGCTGCAGCCTTCCGCACTCACCCGTCGCGCGGCTCTGACCGGGCTCGCCGCGGGGGCGGGGGCGCTCGCCGTCGGGGGTGGTGCCCGCAGCGCGGCCGCCGCGCCCAAGCCGTCCGCCGAGGCCGTGGACCCCACCCCCGGGGCGATGAAGCTCTTCGACGACCCCGGCTTCAACTTCGCGGGCCTGCTCGCCCTGGGCGCCGCGGGGATGCGGGCCTCCGAGGTGGGCGAGGTCCTGACGGCGGTCAACGCCATCAACGCGGCCGGTCTGTCCGAGCAGACGTTCAGCGACACCTTCCGCGCCTGGGGGGACCGGCTCGCCGCACCCCCGGCCGCCGGCCGGCACGGCCACGAGGCCCCTTCGCAGACCCGTCGCTTCCGGTCCCTGCGCGCCGCCCAGTACTACGCGCAGTCGTTGTTCTACGTGCTCGGCACCGACCACCCCGGTGACGAGGAGGCCGTCTACCTGGCCGGGCGCAAGGCCTGGGACACCTTCACCCAGCTGTGCTCGCCCGCCGCCGTCCGCGCGAAGGTTCCGTACGGCCGGACCCACCTGCCGGTGTGGTTCTTCCGCCCGGACGGTCCCGCCGTACCGCGCCCCACCGTGATCCTGACCAACGGCAGCGACGGCCAGAACGTGGACATGTGGACGTACGGCGTGGCCGCCGCCCTGGGCCGGGGCTGGAACGCCCTCGTCCACGACGGACCCGGGCAGGGGCAGCTGCTGTTCGTGGAGGAGATCCCCTTCACCACCCGCTGGGAGAAGGTCGTCTCCCCGATCGTCGACTGGCTGGAGGAACGCAAGGACGTCGACAGCGGCCTGATCGCGATCACCGGCCTCAGCATGGGGGGCAACCTGGTCGCCCGCGCCGCCGCCTTCGAGCACCGGCTCGCGGCCGTGGCCTGCCAGCCCGGTTGCGTCAGCCCCTGGCTGGGATTCGACGCAGAGCTGCGCGCCGTCGTCACCCCCGACAAGGAGGAGACCAACCGGGTCTGGAACGAGGAGGTCGTCCCGGAGCTGACCCCGGAGCTCGCCTTCACCGTCAAGAAGCGGTTCGAGATCTTCGACAGGCAGGCCCTGCGCCAGGCCCGCGAGGGAGTCGTGCTCACGGACATCTGGACCCCGGCCCAGGTGGCCATGGGCCTCGACATCACCGCGGTGGTCGGGCGGATCAAGGCCCCGACGCTGGTCGTGGACTACGACTTCGAGCTGTTCTACCCGGGCCAGCCGCAGCAGATGTACGACCTGCTGCGCACGCGCCGTGAGTACGTGAAAATGACGGAGGCCACCGGGGCGCAGTTGCACTGCTCCCCGATGGCCCCGCAGCAGCACTGCGACGTCGTCTTCGACTGGCTCGCCGACGTGCTCCGGCGCTGACGGAACGTCCGACCTTCTAGAAGGTCAGGTTCCAGGAGTCGACCTTGCCGGTGTCGCCGCCGGCGTTGTCGTTGACCCGCAGCTTCCAGGTGCCGTTCGCGACCTCGGAGGAGGCGTTCACGGTGAAGACCTGGTTGATGTTGTCGGTGCTGCCGCCCGCACGGTTGTGCACGGTGTAGACGGTGCCGTCCGGCGCGACCAGGTCGACCTTGAGGTCACCGATGTAGGTGTGCACGATGTTCACGCCCACCTTGAGGGTGGCCGGGGCGTTGCCGGTGACACCGCTGACGGTGATCGGGCTCTCCACGGTGGTGTTGTCGCCGATGGCGACGTCACCGGTGTTCTCGAAGTACTTGCCGGGCGGCGGGGTGCTGCCGACGGCCTTCAGCGCGTCGACCTGACCCTCGCCGAAGAAGCCGTTCTTCGCCGTGGTGCCCTTGCAGCGGCTGTCCGACGGGCAGGCGACGTCATTGGCCTGGGTGGCCAGCTTGTCGCGCAGCTGCGCCGGGGTGATGCCCGGGTTGGTGCTGGCCAGCAGGGCCGCCACACCGGCGACGTGCGGGGACGCCATCGAGGTGCCGCTCATGGTGCCGTACTTGCCGCCCGGCTGGGTGCTGTAGATACCGACGGAGTCGCCGCCGGGGGCGGTCACGTCGACCACGTTCAGGCCGTAGTTGGAGTACGAGGCCTTCGCGGTGGTACCCATCGCCGAGACCGTGACCACGCCCGGGAGCTCGGTCGGGATGTCCAGGCAGGCGTTGGTGATGGTGCGGGTGACCGGCGTCGAGTCGTTCGGGCTCTCGGTGTCGGTCGTCTTGTTGGCCAGGTCGATGTTGGAGTTGCCGGCCGCAGCGACCTGCAGCGAGCCCTTGCCCTCCGCGTACTCCTGGGCGCGCTTGACGCCCTCGATGATCGCGGCCTGGTCGGCGTTGTCCGGGCAGTTGAACTGCCACGGGTCGGTGTAGTAGCTGTTGTTGGTGACCTTGAAGCCGTGGTCACCGGCCCACATGAAACCGCAGACGGTGTTCTCGGCGAAGAAGAGCGAGGAGCCCGGCTCGGCGATGCGCACCGAGGAGATCTTCACGCCCGGGGCCACGCCGATGACGCCCTTGCCGTTCTTGGCGGCCGCGACCGTACCGGCCACGTGCGTGCCGTGGGTGCCGACGTCCCGCCAGGCGCCCGTACGGGCGTCCGGCTTGCCGTAGGCGCAGGACGCGGAGTCCGCCGCGTTGAAGTTCGGGGCCAGGTCCTGGTGCTGGTCGTCGACACCGGTGTCCAGGATGCCGACCTTGACGGAGGCGGAACCGGTGGTGACGGCCCAGGCCTGGTCGGCCTTGATCTGGGTCATGTCGGCGCGGACCGGCTCGCCCGAAGGCGTCGTGGCCTGCGTCGGGTTGGCGGGAAGCGCCGGGTTGTAGGCGTCCGCCGGGACGTCCGAGGTACGAGTGGCGCCGACCTGCTGGACGCCGCTCACACCGCGCATGGTGGTGGCGAAGGAACCGGACGCGGAGTGGGCGACGATCACGCCGATCGCGTCGTAGTACTGGAAGACCGTGCCGTTGTTGGCGGTGACGGCGTTGCGTACCGCGGTGGTGTCACCAGGAGCGGTGATCACGAGGTAGGCGCGGGTACCGGCAACCCAGGTCGCACTCTGGGAAGTCGGGGCCGCGGCCTTCGGGGCCGCCGCGGGGGCGGGGGCCGACGAGCCGTTGGGCGAGACGGGGGCGGTGCCGGCGAGCGCGGCGGGGGCCCCGAAAGCGAGTGCCGCGCCGAGCGTGGCGGCCAGCACGAGGGTACGTCGAGGTCGGCTGGATATGTGGGGTATCAATGCGTCCTCCGAAGACCCGGTGGTCAGGCCGGGTCGAACGAAACAAGTGGTGGACGCAAGATGTCATGCACACAGCCGGTTACGGAAGTACCTTTTACAGCCGGGGGGTTCGGTTATCGGTGGCCGAATACCGACTATGGGTGCAACTGGGGAGAATGCGTCGGCCGACCGGGCTGGGCACCGTGGGGGCGAGCCCTGCCCGGTCGGCCCGTGGGGGCGCTCCGGTCAGACCGGTACCCCGTCCTTGGGGCTGCCCGAGGGCTGCGGCACGGAATCAGAGGTTCCGTCGAGCTCGGTGGACCGTGTCGGCTCGCCTTCGCCCTGCGTACCGTGCCCGTCGTCCACCAGCGTGCTCTCGTCGAACGGCAGTCGTCCGGCGAGGACTTCGGTGGCGCGCGCGTGGTCGAACTCCTTCGTCCACGTTCCGATGAGCACCGTGGCGACCGCATTGCCGGCGAAGTTCGTCAGGGCCCGGGCCTCGCTCATGAACCGGTCGATACCCACGATGAGGCCGACGCCGTCCACCAGTTCCGGCCGGTGCGACTGAAGTCCGCCGGCGAGGGTGGCCAGACCCGCGCCGGTCACCCCGGCCGCACCCTTCGAGGCGATGATCATGAACAGCAGGAGCGAGATCTGCTCGCCCAGTGCCAGCGGCTTGCCCATCGCCTCGGCGATGAACAGCGAGGACATCGTCAGATAGATGGCCGTCCCGTCCAGGTTGAAGGAGTAGCCCGTCGGCACGGTGATCCCGGTGACCGGCCGGGAGACCCCCAGATGCTCCATCTTCGCGATCAGCCGCGGCAGCGCCGACTCCGAGGAGGAGGTCGAGAGGATCAGCAGGAACTCCCGGCCCAGATAGCGCAGCAGGGCGAAGACGCTGACCCCGGTGCAGACCCGCAGCAGCGTGCCGAGGACCACGAACACGAACAGCAGGCAGGTCGTGTAGAAGCCGATCATGATCACGGCGAGGGACTTCAGCGCGTCGACGCCGGTGGCCCCGACGACCGCCGCGATGGCCCCGAAGGCGCCCACCGGCGCCGCCCACATGATCATCGCGAGGATCCGGAAGACGAGCTTCTGGAGGTGTCCGATGCCCCGCAGCACCGGCTCGCCCGCCGTGCCCATGGCCTGCAGCGCGAACCCGCACAGCAGCGCCACCAACAGCGTCTGCAGCACCTCGCCGCCGGTGAAGGCGGAGACCAGGGTGGTCGGGATGATCCCGAGCAGGAACTCCGGCGTGCTCTCGGCCCCGCCCGCCTTGGCCTGTGCCTCGCCCGCACTGCGCACGGCCTCGGTCAGGTGCAGCCCGCTGCCCGGTTCCAGCAGATTGCCGACCAGCAGGCCGATGGCCAGCGCCACCGTCGACATGACCATGAAGTAGCCGAGGGCCAGTCCGCCCACGGCGCCCACCTTGGCGGCCTTGCGCACGGACCCGATGCCCAGCACGATCGTGCAGAAGATCACCGGCGAGATCATCATCTTGATGAGGTTGACGAAGCCGGTGCCCAGCGGTTTGAGCTCCACGGCCACGCCGGGGGCGGCGAAGCCGACGGCGATGCCGAGCAGCACCGCGCCGATCACCGCGATGTAGAGATAGTGCGTTCTGTCGCGCCTGGCGGCCACGATGCCTCCCGGTGGTGATTACGTTCGGGGAGACCATCGCCCAGGGCTGTGACCCCGGTCACCCTTACGTTCATTGAGTTCACGACCCGGGGCACACTGAGCGCCATGTTCCGCTTCCCCCGCCCCCCGCGCAGCCTCGCCGGCCAGCTCTTCGCCATGCAGGTGCTGCTGGTCGCCGTGGTCGTCGCGGGCTGCGCCGTCTTCGCGTACGCCACGGCCCGCGGCCAGGCCGAGGAGGCCGCCCGACGCCAGGCCGGAGCCGTGGCCCGCGCGGTCGCCGACTCCCCGTCCGTACGCGAGGCCGTACGGGGGGCGGCGGGCGGGACGGACCCGTCCACCCTGCTCCAGCCCTACGCGGAGCGGGTCCGGGAGGACTCCGGGGTGGCCTTCGTGACGATCATGTCCCCGGAGGGGCGGCGCTGGACCCACCCCGACCCCCGCCGGATCGGCGAGCTGTTCATGGGCAACACCGCACCCGCGCTGCGCGGCGAGACCTTCAGCGAGACGTACACCGGCACCCTCGGCCCGTCCATCCGCGTGGTCACCCCGCTCGAGGACGAGGGCCGGATCATCGGCCTGGTCAGCGCGGGGATCACCGTCCGCGCCATCAGCGATCGGCTCGCCACGCAGCTCTCCGCCCTCGCCTGGGTCGCGGGCGGCGCGCTGGCCCTCGGCGGCGTGGGCACGTACGTCGTCAACGCGAGGCTGCGCCGTCACACTCATGGCATGAACGCGGCGGAGCTCAGCCGGATGTACGACTACCACCAGGCGGCCCTGCACGGGGTCCGCGAGGGTCTGCTGATGCTCGACGGGCAGCGCCGGATCACGTTGATCAACGACGCCGGGCGCGAACTGCTGGCCCTGCCGGGCGAGGTCACCGGCACCAAGGTCGCCGAGCTCGGTCTGCCGGCCCCGCTCACCGGGGCCCTGCTCGCGGACCGGCCCCGGGTGGACGAGGTGCACCTGACCGCGGACCGGGTGCTGGTGGTCAACAGCTCGCCGGTCGCCGGCGGCGGTCGTCGGGGCACCGTGGTCACCCTGCGCGACCACACCGAACTACAGGCGCTGACCGGCGAGTTGGACCATGAACGGGGCTTCACCCAAGCGCTGCGCTCCCAGGCCCACGAGGCCGCGAACCGGCTGCACACCGTGGTCTCGCTCATCGAACTCGGCCGCGCGGACGAGGCGGTCGACTTCGCCACCGCCGAGCTGGAACTCGCCCAGGCCCTGACCGACGAGGTGGTCACCGCGGTGGGGGAGCCGGTGCTGGTGGCGCTGCTGCTGGGCAAGGCCGCCCAGGCGCACGAGCGGGGCGTCGAGCTGGTCGTCACCGCCGACAGCCGCAGCCTCGCCGAAGGGGGCGGACTGCCGCCGGCCCGGGACCTGGTCACCGTGCTCGGCAATCTCATCGACAACGCGGTCGACGCGCTCACCGCCGTACCGGGGGCCCGGATCGCGGTGACGCTGCGGCCCGAGCCGGACGAGCTGCTGCTGCGCGTCGCGGACAACGGACCCGGGCTGCCCGAGGGGGTCGACGTGTTCCGCCGGGGCTGGTCCGGCAAGGGCGAGGGTCGCGGTCTCGGCCTGGCGCTGGTCCGGCAGGTCGCGGAGCGCTACGGCGGCGCGGTGG comes from Streptomyces virginiae and encodes:
- a CDS encoding VOC family protein; amino-acid sequence: MLRGIATINFWADDLEAAKNWYTEVLGIAPYFERPGYAEFRIGDHQQELGIVDRRYAPPGAADKPGGAVAYWAVDDLPAVRQRLLDLGAEEYQPVTAHGDGGFVTAAVTDPFGNVLGIMRNPHYLEVLDGATPDPA
- a CDS encoding (2Fe-2S)-binding protein, which codes for MDDVLRRLAAVGPFFTVPFGTEPPGPGFLPLTALYGERLGPYVAEVGRRIGTGPGRVAASTAQLGIASRLWSLGLGCAALSGRIPDLAADRVWWRLPDAGSLQLWLPEPAPGLPAEALGENVLANLAVLDAGLREGFGVSPKVLRGNAASGLVGALRVLIDRVPGGAAVELAGALLADGGALGGTGTFLHEEGLGVAFVRRSCCLYYQVPGGGLCGDCVLRTGRRRG
- a CDS encoding alpha/beta hydrolase family protein: MTARTPLQPSALTRRAALTGLAAGAGALAVGGGARSAAAAPKPSAEAVDPTPGAMKLFDDPGFNFAGLLALGAAGMRASEVGEVLTAVNAINAAGLSEQTFSDTFRAWGDRLAAPPAAGRHGHEAPSQTRRFRSLRAAQYYAQSLFYVLGTDHPGDEEAVYLAGRKAWDTFTQLCSPAAVRAKVPYGRTHLPVWFFRPDGPAVPRPTVILTNGSDGQNVDMWTYGVAAALGRGWNALVHDGPGQGQLLFVEEIPFTTRWEKVVSPIVDWLEERKDVDSGLIAITGLSMGGNLVARAAAFEHRLAAVACQPGCVSPWLGFDAELRAVVTPDKEETNRVWNEEVVPELTPELAFTVKKRFEIFDRQALRQAREGVVLTDIWTPAQVAMGLDITAVVGRIKAPTLVVDYDFELFYPGQPQQMYDLLRTRREYVKMTEATGAQLHCSPMAPQQHCDVVFDWLADVLRR
- a CDS encoding S8 family peptidase, whose amino-acid sequence is MLAATLGAALAFGAPAALAGTAPVSPNGSSAPAPAAAPKAAAPTSQSATWVAGTRAYLVITAPGDTTAVRNAVTANNGTVFQYYDAIGVIVAHSASGSFATTMRGVSGVQQVGATRTSDVPADAYNPALPANPTQATTPSGEPVRADMTQIKADQAWAVTTGSASVKVGILDTGVDDQHQDLAPNFNAADSASCAYGKPDARTGAWRDVGTHGTHVAGTVAAAKNGKGVIGVAPGVKISSVRIAEPGSSLFFAENTVCGFMWAGDHGFKVTNNSYYTDPWQFNCPDNADQAAIIEGVKRAQEYAEGKGSLQVAAAGNSNIDLANKTTDTESPNDSTPVTRTITNACLDIPTELPGVVTVSAMGTTAKASYSNYGLNVVDVTAPGGDSVGIYSTQPGGKYGTMSGTSMASPHVAGVAALLASTNPGITPAQLRDKLATQANDVACPSDSRCKGTTAKNGFFGEGQVDALKAVGSTPPPGKYFENTGDVAIGDNTTVESPITVSGVTGNAPATLKVGVNIVHTYIGDLKVDLVAPDGTVYTVHNRAGGSTDNINQVFTVNASSEVANGTWKLRVNDNAGGDTGKVDSWNLTF
- a CDS encoding cation:dicarboxylate symporter family transporter yields the protein MAARRDRTHYLYIAVIGAVLLGIAVGFAAPGVAVELKPLGTGFVNLIKMMISPVIFCTIVLGIGSVRKAAKVGAVGGLALGYFMVMSTVALAIGLLVGNLLEPGSGLHLTEAVRSAGEAQAKAGGAESTPEFLLGIIPTTLVSAFTGGEVLQTLLVALLCGFALQAMGTAGEPVLRGIGHLQKLVFRILAMIMWAAPVGAFGAIAAVVGATGVDALKSLAVIMIGFYTTCLLFVFVVLGTLLRVCTGVSVFALLRYLGREFLLILSTSSSESALPRLIAKMEHLGVSRPVTGITVPTGYSFNLDGTAIYLTMSSLFIAEAMGKPLALGEQISLLLFMIIASKGAAGVTGAGLATLAGGLQSHRPELVDGVGLIVGIDRFMSEARALTNFAGNAVATVLIGTWTKEFDHARATEVLAGRLPFDESTLVDDGHGTQGEGEPTRSTELDGTSDSVPQPSGSPKDGVPV
- a CDS encoding sensor histidine kinase: MQVLLVAVVVAGCAVFAYATARGQAEEAARRQAGAVARAVADSPSVREAVRGAAGGTDPSTLLQPYAERVREDSGVAFVTIMSPEGRRWTHPDPRRIGELFMGNTAPALRGETFSETYTGTLGPSIRVVTPLEDEGRIIGLVSAGITVRAISDRLATQLSALAWVAGGALALGGVGTYVVNARLRRHTHGMNAAELSRMYDYHQAALHGVREGLLMLDGQRRITLINDAGRELLALPGEVTGTKVAELGLPAPLTGALLADRPRVDEVHLTADRVLVVNSSPVAGGGRRGTVVTLRDHTELQALTGELDHERGFTQALRSQAHEAANRLHTVVSLIELGRADEAVDFATAELELAQALTDEVVTAVGEPVLVALLLGKAAQAHERGVELVVTADSRSLAEGGGLPPARDLVTVLGNLIDNAVDALTAVPGARIAVTLRPEPDELLLRVADNGPGLPEGVDVFRRGWSGKGEGRGLGLALVRQVAERYGGAVVAAQGPGGGAEFTVRLPIASEPAPAPAPAPASAPAGPGDPR